CCTGGTCACTAACCTCATCTGACTCTCCAAAGACATGCCTTCTCTCCGAGTGCCCCAGGACTACCCACGTGGCTCCGAGGTCTTTGATCATGCCAGggctaaaggaagagaaaaagtcaTGGCTCAGGAGGGAGCCCACCCCATGGCTTTTCCCTCCATGAGGAGAATAAGGGCTGGGTCcccccagtacacacacacacacacacacaccccatcttACCTGATCTccccagtacacacacacacacacaccccatcttACCTGATCTccccagtacacacacacacacacacaaacacacacaccccatcttACCTGATCTCCCCAGTAAAGGCCCCATTAGCCACTTTGTAGCAGTTCtgtgcagccacagcaatcttgGGATCTAGCTTCTGCCTGGCGAAGTCAATGTAGGCGGTGGGGGGTGCACAAACCACCTCTGAGTAGAAGACAGTGACAGAAGGGGATGGCATCACAAATCCAGACCCTATCCAGTGCTCTGGAGCCCCCTAGCCTCCACCGCTTTCATAGTTCTGCCTTCGCCCATTTCCACCCCAGCATGATGATCTTTGTCTACTTTGCACCCCAGGCTGGGCCTGAACCCAACTCTGAGCCTTTTGGGTACCCCTGAGAGGTCATGGCCCttgccctgccctctgctcttttaacagctgtggctctgatttccCCAGGCTATTCTGGGCCTGGGCACCTCCTAGACTCAGCATTCTCTGGGGCCAACCCCGCCTCCCTTCTAAAATAGCTCATTCCCACCTCTCCAGGCCAGGCAAGGATTTTTAGCAAAAGCAGAAAGGGCCAACTCCAGGGGTCTGTACTGCAGTCTCTGGGGGGAATAAACCAGAAGGGGGTGCCTCTTGATCAGACCCGGGGTTCTGTGATTTAGGTGCCTGGGATGGGAAGGACTGAGGACGGCACTCTGCCCGTGGGTGGCAGTGAGTCGACTGGCTCATAGAGGCCTTGCGTTTTCCCGTATCCAGGTTGCAGAAAACAAGAGGATCGCTCCTCATCCCCACATGGCTCTGCCCGTTTGTCACTTGCTCAGCCCCTTCCGCAGAAGGGTCTTGCAGGCCGCCGAGGGGAAAGGATCAGAAGAGTAGCTCAAGTGGCCAAGGGCCACCCGGCAGGGGAACTCGGTAGCCCAGGCAAAGCGCGGGGAGGAGTCTGGGGCTACGTGCGGCGGCGCACGGAGCCGGCGCCGAGGGGGCCCAGAAGCCTGCACGCAGCCTCCTCCCCCACACACCGGACTGGCGCCGGCCTCTCCCGATTGCCCGTAGGGGCTGGGCTCCACTTCCATCCCCGGCTCGGGCGGGTGCAGCCCCGGTCCGCACCCCGGAGCCGCCTTCCTCCCACAGTCGGAGGGCACAGGGAGATGCGGCCCCTCCTTTCCCCATGGACACACCCCTGGTCCTGCGGCCGCAGGGCCAAGGCCGGGACCCCAGTAGCCCTGGTCTCCGGCCCTGCAAGCAGGACCACGCAGACAACAGCTGAGAGAGCTCGGGAGAGGGCGCCACCACGCCCgacctcccacccacccaccgccAGGGCTCAccggtgtcggccggcagcttgGCTGCGTTGAGGGTGTTGATGAGCTCCCCCAGATTGTTCTTTCGCCCGTTCATCTTCCAGTTTCCCCCCACGAAGAACTTCCTAGCGGGCGCCATGGCGCTGGAGCCGGCACACTGAAGGTCAGGAGCAGCGCGCGGCCGTGTCCACTGGCCGCTTATGTAGAGAGCGGAGAGGCAGAACCCCGCCCCCCCCGCGTCCTGGGCCATGACTGGCCCGTCCCGCGGAAGCCCTGCCCCggccccgcccgccgccgcccgccgcccgccgcccgccgcccgcggGGTTGCGAGGTTCTGACGTCACCTTCTTTCTTGTAGCAACGTTCCAGCGGCGTCCGGgctcggtggctacagcttccgtGGTCTGACTTTGGGGAGAACCGTGCGCCCGGTGCTCAGGGAAACCCCCGCTTCACGGCTTCAGCACGTCACCCCCAACACCgagggacaggggaggggctTCCGAGGCTCGCCGGCTGCAGGCTCGGCCTCAGAGCCCTGAGGGGCCTCTCTCCAGCTCTGGGAAAAGGAGCCCCCTTCCCCATCGGAGCCCCCACATCCCTGAGTGCTGAGCGGACACCTCTGACCCACCCGGGGCCGACCCAGCCCCACAGTAACTGAGCAAATAACAGGGTTCAGCAGCAGAGGGATGGCCCACCTTGGCTAGAAACTGTGCAGCTAAGGGAGGGGGGTTCAGAAGTCCGCCCTGTCCCCATGAATACCCCGCTTTTTGCTCCAGCAGGCCAAGGCCTGACAAAGGACTACAGGGCCTGGGCTCCCTAGCCACTGGGGACATTTGGAAAGAACCCACCTGGGCCCCCTCCGGTATCACGGCTGCAAGAAAAGGCTCTTCACCCCATCTCTGTTCTGTGACACCCCAGCCCACATCCCCTCCTCTAACAGCCCCCACCCCGCAGCCTTCCTCTGCTGCCCCAGAGCTTACCTCACTCAGCCCCCAATCACAACAGCACAAAACATAGAAGGCAAAGGGGCAGGCCCGGGAGCTTTGTGAAACAGCCCCACTGCTAGCCCTGGGGAAGACAGCTCCCCCAAAGGTATCAAACAGGACACAACTGAGCCACTGTACTTTTATTCACATCCTGTATTTTGGCATTTTCCAGAAGGACAGGGGAGAGACAGGGTGGGGAAAAGACTGAGGCAGGAGGGCGAGGGGGGTCCCCATTTCCCTCAGATCCCTCCTTGCCCAACCACACGGGGAGCACACACaacaggggaggggaggcacagAAGCCCCCTCCTGTGGAAGAGGCTGCACAAAGCTATACCCACGCCACACAAACAAACGAGCCCGCTCCACGCCGGGCCAGCAGGATCACAGAGAAGCAGAGCGCTGTGGGGTCAAGGGCAGGAAAGCAACAGTCTCCTCACAGACAGGCAGCCGGCCCCTCCCGTTCCCCTTCCTGCTCCATCCCCAAAGTCTCCAGAGTGCCCTCCCCACTTTGCTTGGCCATTCTCTCATGGCCTCTAGCTTCTTCCCTGCTGCTGGGGACACGAAAAGGAAAAGGGTACGGGAGCAGGGGGGCTGACATCCATCCCTCATGCCGGGTGGTCTGTCCCCTGCCCTCAGTGGTTAAGGGCTCAGGGTGGGCTCTTAGCTGGCCACTCTCTGGTAGAAGTAGATGTAGCCCAGGTCCTTGGGCGGCTTCTCAGAGGCACACACTTTCTGGTCGTTGTAGATCACCCATCTGGGGAAGGGCGTGGGGGGAAAAGGATGAACAGCTCCTCTCTTGGAGGTGGCTCCTGGTGATTCCCGGGCAAAGGCTCCCAACATTCTCTGCCTGGGTCCCCAAACCTACAGTCCAGCTGCCTATCTGAAGGGAGCATCCCAATCTCACAGGGTCATTGCGACTGGACTCAGGGCTTTCAGACCCTGTGGTGTCTTTATAGCCACTTGCCACCCGTTCCTATTAGGCAGGGATCAGACAGGATATGTTTCGGGTTTTGCAGGCCATCTGGTCTCTGATACAACTACTTGACTTTCCTGTGGCAACGCGAAGAGAGCCACAGATAGATAAATGGGTAATTGGCTGTGCTCAccaagactttttctttttacggctgcacctgcaagcatacggagattcccaggctagggaccaaatcggagccgtagccgccggcctgtgccacagccacagtaacaccagatctgagccctgcctgCGAACTACACGCATCAAGCAGATCgcagtaacgctggatctttaacccactgagcgagaccctGGAtagaacccgcatgctcatggacattagtcgggttcttaacccactgagccacaatgggaactctcagtagGACTTTATAAAAGTGAGTGGCCGAATTCAGCCTCTGGGCCCTTGTTGGCCAATCCCTGCCGTGAGGCTTTCTCTCAGTTTCCGCTGAGTTTGCGGCCCCACCAGCAACCCTTTACCTTTCCTCACACATAATCCGAGGACTTCCAGGATGCCCCTACCATTCCTACCATCACGCCCCCATTCAAAAACGCACGTGCTGGCCCCTCACCTGCCTTCCTTCTTGATGTGGCAGACATAGTGACCACACATGGTTGACGTGCCCATGTGACTAATGAAGGCGAAGAGCTGATACTctagggaagggggagagagagggcagaGCGGGAGGGCGGCTGGACCCCACAGCTCACACACAGGACGGGATTTCAGGGAACCGGAGGCATGCACTGGGCCCAGAGGCTCTCTCTCATCCTAGGAACCCACCTCCAGGAGTCGAGCTGGTGGAAAGAAGCTTCTGCCCCCTGTCCgcctcctcccaccaccccaggGAAGCAGACCTGGTGGAGCCAACGGGCTAGATCCCACCAGGCCTGTTCTGGTTTCAGGGGACACTCACTTCCAGGACCATCCCGGACTTTAGGTCCCACTGGTATGGACTCGGAGATGGAGTCGGCAGCGGAGCGGCCCTCCGAGATGTCCATGGCAGCCTCTGCGTCCAGGTCATCAATGTGACTGAAGATCCAGTCCACAGCCCGTTCTAAACTATTGTTcttagaaaagagagaagagtcaCTTTTTCTAGCACTGTCAGGCTGGAGAAGGCTGCCAGGGAAGGCCTCagctcctttatctttttttttttttagccttttctagggctgcacccacagcatatggcggttcccaggataggggtctaatcggagctgtggccgctggcctacaccacagccacagcagtgcaggaaccgagccgcatctgcgacccacaccagagctcacggcaacaccagatccttcacccactgagcaaggccagggatcgaacccgcaacctcatggttcctagtcagattcgttaaccactgcgccacgacgggaactccggcctcGGCTCCTTTAGCATCTTTAGCTCCTCAGACCCGTTACATGGGtcatccttggtcttgctcacgAGGGATAGAAGCTTGCTCCCACCCTCTCCTTCCCACAGGACTGAGCTCGGCTGGGGGCAGGCTGTACCGTGGCCCGCAGAGCTTTCAGGGCCTGGTCCCGGGAGAAGCCCATGGAGACAATGGTGGTCACGCAGTCCTCTGGTGGGGGGTCAGCTGCTGCGCTTGTGGAGCCGGGCCCGCTGGAGCCAGGCAGGATGAGGGGGTTCGCGAAATCTGTGGACGTGAAGGGGTTGAAGTGTGTGGGGCGTGCAGCGGCCCCGCCccacccagctccccaccccagcctaCCTGGATCGTCCATGTGCGACATGACCCAGTTCATGGCAGCCTCGGCCCCGCTGTTACCCGTGTAGTAGACGGCTTTGCGGCAGGCGTCCATCGGGAAGCCCATCTCCACCAGCTGGATGATAACCGATTCATCCAACATGGGCGCTGTTGGCAGAGAAGCGCGGGCATGGGGCTTGCCTCCTGGGgccactccctgccccctccctcctgccagaGTCCAGCCCCCAGGACTCCCCCAACCACCTTGCATGCATTTTTCCTCCAAGGCCCAGCACCTGATTCCAGAACTAAAATGACAACACAACCTGATGGGGGGGCCAGCCGTATCCGAAAGGTACAGAACTCAGGCTACAGATCCCCCAGGGAGCCCCTTCCTCGCCCACTGTCTGGAGGACgagcccccgcccctgcccccacccaagtAACAAGGACAGAGGCAATCAGCCAGTGTGCCACCAGCCACACAGAGACCATGGCTGGGAGGGCTCGATCGGTCCCCATGTTCATCGAGAGGGCCAAGGAAAATTTGAAAGGGAGGACAGGAGAAACACAAAGGACAGGGTCaaggggaggcaggcagagaagaTCCCCATCAGCAAGGGAAAGAGACAGGCAGGAAGAAGAGTCACTAACATGTTGGAGAGGAGAAGTGAGGGGAGCAGAAGGAGTCTTCGTCTTCGTTGCCATAGAAACCAAGGCTACCTTTGGGCTCATCCGGAGTGACCAGGGGTGGGGCAATGTCGGGCAGCTCCTCCTCTCCAGGCTGCAGCCCTGTGCCCCTCAGCTGGGAGATGTCTAGCTCCTCGGGCATCTCGATGGACACATCTGCGAGGGGACCGGCAGGACAAAGGTCACCTTGGCAGCTCCCCGAAGCCCTCCCGGGAAAAGCACTCCGGGAATCTCAAGCCCCC
Above is a genomic segment from Phacochoerus africanus isolate WHEZ1 chromosome 7, ROS_Pafr_v1, whole genome shotgun sequence containing:
- the TPI1 gene encoding triosephosphate isomerase, which translates into the protein MAQDAGGAGFCLSALYISGQWTRPRAAPDLQCAGSSAMAPARKFFVGGNWKMNGRKNNLGELINTLNAAKLPADTEVVCAPPTAYIDFARQKLDPKIAVAAQNCYKVANGAFTGEISPGMIKDLGATWVVLGHSERRHVFGESDELIGQKVAHALAEGLGVIACIGEKLDEREAGITEKVVFEQTKVIADNVKDWNKVVLAYEPVWAIGTGKTATPQQAQEVHEKLRGWLKSHVSEAVAQSTRIIYGGSVTGATCKELASQPDVDGFLVGGASLKPEFVDIINAK